From Suncus etruscus isolate mSunEtr1 chromosome 6, mSunEtr1.pri.cur, whole genome shotgun sequence, one genomic window encodes:
- the LOC126012099 gene encoding activated RNA polymerase II transcriptional coactivator p15-like produces MPKSKELVSSSSSGSDSDSEVDKKLKRKKQVAPEKPVKRQKTGETSRALASSKQSSSSRDDNMFQIGKMRYVSVRDFKGKVLIDIREYWMDTEGEMKPGRKGISLNPEQWSQLKEQISDIDDAVRKL; encoded by the exons ATGCCTAAGTCAAAGGAACTTGTTTCTTCAAGCTCTTCTGGCAGTGACTCTGACAGTGAAGTGGACAAAAAGTTAAAGAGGAAAAAGCAAGTTGCTCCAGAGAAACCTGTAAAAAGGCAAAAGACTGGTGAAACTTCCAGAGCCCTGGCCTCCTCTAagcagagcagcagcagcagagatgACAACATGTTTCAGATTGGGAAGATGCGGTACGTGAGTGTCCGGGACTTTAAAGGGAAAGTCTTAATTGATATTAGAGAATACTGGATGGATACGGAAGGAGAAATGAAACCAGGAagaaaag GTATTTCTTTAAATCCTGAGCAATGGAGCCAGCTGAAGGAACAGATTTCTGACATTGATGATGCAGTAAGAAAACTGTAA